The Bacillota bacterium DNA window ATATACAAGATTGAGCATTAGTTTAGATATTTTGTTAAAACAGGCACTCTGCTGTATTTCAGCCGCGAGCGCCTGCTTTTTTTGTAATCTCCTATATTGGGCACTTATCCTTTATGCCGCACAATTTTTCTGAAAGCTTCCAAAGAATTTCTCCTTGTTTCTGGTCACGGGAAACGGAGCTTGGCTTTTTTTCTTTCCCGTTTTGCCAATAAAGACCCGTTTTTCCGGCATACTCAGGCTTTGTTGCGACGTTGACCATATATTTTGCCGGTATCTCAGGTGGAGTGCCGGAGTGCTGGCGCAGTTTCCAGACAAACCGTTCAATGTCGGTCGTACCCTTAAGCCCAATATCTGTATCGGCTAGCCCAGGGTCAATAGCATATGTACAAACAGGTGTGTCCTTAAGTCTTCTTGCAAGCTCGGTTATAAAAAGGACATTGCAGAGCTTAGATTGCTTGTAAGCGGCAAGACAGCTGTAGTGCCGTCTCATCATTACGTCCTTCCAGCTGATGCGTGTGTGGTAATGCGAGCCGGAACTGACCACGAGCACTCTTGCGGCAGATGCGGAAAGAAGGCATGGCAACAGTTCGTGTGTCAGCAGGAACGGCGCAAGGTGGTTCACCGCAAACTGAAGCTCATAGCCATCCGGTGTTCCGACGAACCATGACGAAACTGTACCGGCGACGTTCA harbors:
- a CDS encoding SDR family oxidoreductase, encoding MNNAKTAVVTGATAGIGLSAAKMLVKAGINVIGVGRDPDRCRAAKEAIIAETNNTNIRYITGDLSSILEVTRIASEIKTLLAENGGKLDILMNVAGTVSSWFVGTPDGYELQFAVNHLAPFLLTHELLPCLLSASAARVLVVSSGSHYHTRISWKDVMMRRHYSCLAAYKQSKLCNVLFITELARRLKDTPVCTYAIDPGLADTDIGLKGTTDIERFVWKLRQHSGTPPEIPAKYMVNVATKPEYAGKTGLYWQNGKEKKPSSVSRDQKQGEILWKLSEKLCGIKDKCPI